Within the Deinococcus carri genome, the region CGGCGGCCCCGACGACATGTACCGCGGTCTGCGCGCCATCGGCGCGGGCCTCGCGCTCGGCCTCGGCGCGCTGGGCACCGGTGTCGCCCAGGCCCGCATCGGCTCCAGCCTGGTGGGCGCGGTCGCCGAGGACCCCAGCAAGGCCGGCAGCCTGCTGCTGTACTTCCTGATCCCGGAAACCCTCGTGATCTTCGGCTTCCTCGCGCTGTTCATCCTGAACTGATATGGCGCTCGACAAGCTCCTCGAACACGAAGCGCAAGCGGAGATCGAGCGCATCCGCGCCGAGGCCCGTGACCGCGCCCAGATGATCCTCGCGGATGCCCGTGAACGTGCCCAGGCCCTGGTCGAGAGCCGCACCCGTCTGCTGGAAACCCAGCGGCAGGCGGGGCTGGTGCGCGCCCGCAGCGCCGCCGACCTCGAACTCAGCGCCGCGCGGCTCAACGCCGGCGAGCAGGGCATGACCCAGGTCTACGGTCTGGTCGAGCAGTACCTGGGGGACGTGACCCGCGCCCCCGAGTACCGCGACATCCTGGCCCGCCTGATCCAGCAGGCCCGCGAGGCCATCCCCGACGCCGAGGCGGTCGAGGTGAACCCCGCCGACGTCATGCTGGCCCGCGAACTCGTCACCGACCTACCCGTGCGCGAAAACCCCGCTGTTCAGGGGGGCGTGCGCGTGGTGGCGCGGGGCGGCAAGAGCGGCATCACCAACACGTTGGCAGGACGGCTCGACCGGCTGCGGGGCGAACTCGCGCCGCAGGTCAGCCGCCTGCTCGCGGAATAAGGCCGGACAAGGAGAATTGGCCCGATGCCCGACGACTACGCTTACATCAATACGCGCGTCCGTGTGATGCGGACCAAGCTGCTCGATGGGCGCGCCCTTGACTCGGCGCTCGCGGCGGGCAGCTACCAGGAGTTCCTGCGCGTCCTCGCCGAGACGGACCTCGCGCCCGACATGCGCGAGACCACCGCCGAGGGCGCGGGTCTCCCCGAACTCGACCGGGCGCTGTCGCACAACCTCTTTGCGACCATGCAGAAGGTGCTGGGCTTTGCCGACGGCGAGGCCCGGCGGGAAGTCCAGGCGCTGCTGCTGCGCTGGGATCTGGTGAACCTCAAGACCATCGCCCGCGGCATCGTCAGCGGGCGGGGGGCCGAGGCCATCACGCAGGGCCTGATTCCCGGCGGCACCATCAAGCCCGCCGCCCTCCAGACCGCCGCGCAGAGCACCGATCTGGCGAGCGCCGCCGCGGCCCTGGCCGTCAGCGGGCACCCGCTGACCGGGGCCATGCGCGACGCCGTGGCCGCCTACAACGCCAGCGGCCGCCTGCTCGATCTGGAAGTCGCCCTCGACCAGGGCTACTACCGCTACGCCCTGAGCGTGGCGCGCAACACCAGCCTGCGCCGCTACCTCAGCCGCGAGATCGACGTGACCAACGTGCTGCTGGCCCGCAGCTCGCGGGGGCAGCCGCTCGACCCCAACCTGTTCGTCGCCGGTGGGCGGCTCGACGCGGCGGGCTACGGCCGCCTCGCGGGCGGGGACGCGGGCGGCGTGCCCGAGGTGGCCGCGATTCTCGACGCGCCCACCCTCGAAGACGCCGAGGTGGCTGCCCGCACGGCCCTTGACCAGGCCGCGCGCAACGTCGCGGCGGGCGACCCCGAGGGCGTGGGCATCATCCTCGACTTCCTGCGCCGCAAGGAAATCGAGATCGCCAAGCTGAGGCTGATCGGGCGCGGGAAGTACTACGACCTGCCCACCGAGCAGATTCGCCGCGAGGTGCAGGCATGACCCAGGCCAACCGCGCCCAGACGGGCAACACCCAGCGCGTCGTCGTCCTCTCCGACGCCGAGACCGCCACCGGCTACCGCCTCGCGGGGGCCGAGGTGATCGAGGCCGCCCCCGAGAGCGCCGTGGCGGAACTCGAACGCGCCATCCAGTCGGACCAGTACGGCCTGATCGCCGTGGATACCGGCCTCATCCCCGACCCCATGACCGCCACCCAGCGCGTGATGCGGGGCCGCGACCTCCCCATCCTGCTGCCCATTCCCAGCCTGCGCGACGCCTTTGCGACCGACACGGTGGACGCCAAGGCCTACATGGGCAAGCTGGTGCGGGACACCATCGGGTTCGATATCAAGCTGTAAAAAGCTGTCAGCCCTCAGCAGTCAGCCGTCAGTACGCCATTCATGCGGCGGCCCGAGTAAAGGCTCATGCTGAGAGCTGATGGCTGAGAGCTGACCGCTCTCCCAAGGAGACACAATGACGCAGAACAAGCAGGGCGTCGTGCAGAACATCGCCGGTCCCGCCGTGATTGCGAACGGCATGTACGGCGCGAAGATGTACGACATCGTGCGCGTGGGCAACGAGCGCCTGGTGGGCGAGATCATTCGCCTCGACGGTGACACGGCCTTCGTGCAGGTGTACGAGGACACCAGCGGCCTGACCGTGGGTGAGCCGGTGGTCACCACCGGGCTGCCCCTCAGCGTGGAGCTGGGGCCGGGGATGCTCAACGGCATCTACGACGGCATTCAGCGCCCCCTCGACAAGATCCGCGAGGCTTCCGGCGACTTCATCGCGCGCGGCATCGAGGTGTCGAGCCTCGACCGCACCAAGCGCTGGGCCTTTACGCCCACCGTGCAGGCGGGCGACAGCGTGACCGGCAGCGCCGTTCTGGGCACCGTGCCGGAATTCAGCTTCACCCACAAGATCCTGACGCCGCCCGACAAGAGCGGCCGCCTGGCGTGGGTGGCCCCGGCGGGCGAGTACACCATCGACGACACCATCGCCCGGCTGGAAGACGGCACCGAACTGCGCCTCGCGCACTACTGGCCCGTCCGCGCGCCGCGCCCCGTCGCGCAGAAGCTCGACCCCAGCCTGCCCTTCCTCACCGGGATGCGCATCCTCGATGTGCTGTTCCCCCTGGTGATGGGCGGCGCGGCGGCGATTCCCGGCCCCTTCGGCTCGGGCAAGACCGTGACGCAGCAGTCGGTCGCCAAGTACGGCAACGCCGACATCGTGGTGTACGTGGGCTGCGGCGAGCGCGGCAACGAGATGACCGACGTGCTGGTCGAGTTCCCGGAACTGGAAGACCCCAAGACCGGCGGGCCGCTGATGCACCGCACCATCCTGATCGCCAACACCTCCAACATGCCGGTGGCGGCGCGCGAGGCGTCCGTGTACACGGGCATCACGCTGGCGGAGTACTTCCGCGACCAGGGCTACAGCGTCTCGCTGATGGCCGACTCCACCAGCCGCTGGGCTGAGGCTCTCCGTGAAATCTCCTCCCGCCTGGAAGAGATGCCCGCGGAAGAAGGCTACCCGCCTTACCTGGGCGCGAAGCTCGCCGCGTTCTACGAGCGCGCCGGTGCGGTGAAGACCCTCGCGGGTGAGGACGGTGCGGTCAGCGTGATCGGCGCAGTCAGCCCGGCGGGCGGCGACATGTCCGAACCCGTCACGCAGGCGACCCTGCGTATCACCGGGGCCTTCTGGCGTCTGGACGCGGGTCTGGCCCGCCGCCGCCACTTCCCGGCGATCAACTGGAACGGCTCCTACAGCCTGTTCACGCCGATCCTGGACTCCTGGTACCGCGAGAACGTCGGCCAGGACTTCCCCGAACTGCGCCAGCGCATCGGCAACATCCTCCAGCAGGAAGCGTCCCTCCAGGAAGTCGTGCAGCTCGTCGGCCCCGACGCGCTTCAGGACCAGGAGCGCCTGGTGATCGAGGCCGGACGCATGCTGCGCCAGGACTTCCTCCAGCAGAACGGCTTCGACCCGGTGGACGCCAGCGCCTCGATGCCCAAGAACTACGGCCTGATGAAGATGATGCTGAAGTTCTACGACGAGGCGGAAGCGGCGCTGCGCGGCGGGGCCACCATCGACGAGATCATCCAGAACCCCGTGATCGAGAAGCTCTCCCGCGCGCGCTACGTGCCGGAAGCCGACTTCATGGCCTACGGTGAAAGCGTGATGGACGAACTCGACACCACCTTCAAGACCACCGCCAAAGGAGTGAGTGCGTGACCCTCCTGAAAAAGGAATACAACGACGTCTCGTACATCTCCGGGCCGCTGCTGTTCGTGAACGCGGCCTCGGACCTCGCCTACGGGGCCATCGTGGACATCCGCGACGGCAGCGGCAAGGTGCGCGGCGGGCAGGTGATCAGCGTGTCCGACGAGAACGCCGTGATTCAGGTGTTCGAGGAAACACGCGGCCTGGACCTCGCCACCGCCTCCGTCAGCCTCGTCGAGGACGTGGCCCGACTGGGCGTCAGCAAGGAAATGATCGGCCGCCGCTTCGACGGCCTGGGCCGCCCCATCGACGGGCTGCCCCCGGTGGTGGCCGAGCAGCGCCTCAGCATCAACGGCCAGCCCATGAACCCTGCCGCGCGTGCCAAGCCGGAGGAGTTCATTCAGACCGGCATCAGCACCATCGACGTGCAGACCAGCCTGATCCGCGGGCAGAAGCTCCCGGTGTTCTCCGGCTCGGGCCTGCCGCACAACGAACTCGCCGCGCAGATCGCCCGGCAGGCGAAGGTGCCCGGCCACGAGGGCGACTTCGCGGTGGTGTTCGCCGCGATGGGCCTGACCCAGCGTGAAGTCTCGTTCTTCACCCAGGAGTTCGAGCGCACCGGCGCGCTGGCCCGCTCGGTGCTGTTCCTCAACCGCGCGGACGACCCCGCCGTCGAGCGTCTGCTGACGCCCCGCATGGCGCTGACGACCGCCGAGTACCTCGCGTTCGAGCACGGCTACCACGTGCTGGTGATCCTGACCGACCTGACGAACTACTGCGAGGCGCTGCGTGAAATCGGCGGTGCGCGCGAGGAGATCCCTGGTCGCCGTGGCTTCCCCGGCTACATGTACACCGACCTCGCCAGCCTCTACGAGCGCGCGGGTGTGGTGCAGGGCAAGCCCGGCTCGGTCACGCAGATCCCGATTCTCTCGATGCCCGACGACGACATCACCCACCCCATCCCCGACCTGACCGGCTA harbors:
- a CDS encoding V-type ATP synthase subunit A, whose protein sequence is MTQNKQGVVQNIAGPAVIANGMYGAKMYDIVRVGNERLVGEIIRLDGDTAFVQVYEDTSGLTVGEPVVTTGLPLSVELGPGMLNGIYDGIQRPLDKIREASGDFIARGIEVSSLDRTKRWAFTPTVQAGDSVTGSAVLGTVPEFSFTHKILTPPDKSGRLAWVAPAGEYTIDDTIARLEDGTELRLAHYWPVRAPRPVAQKLDPSLPFLTGMRILDVLFPLVMGGAAAIPGPFGSGKTVTQQSVAKYGNADIVVYVGCGERGNEMTDVLVEFPELEDPKTGGPLMHRTILIANTSNMPVAAREASVYTGITLAEYFRDQGYSVSLMADSTSRWAEALREISSRLEEMPAEEGYPPYLGAKLAAFYERAGAVKTLAGEDGAVSVIGAVSPAGGDMSEPVTQATLRITGAFWRLDAGLARRRHFPAINWNGSYSLFTPILDSWYRENVGQDFPELRQRIGNILQQEASLQEVVQLVGPDALQDQERLVIEAGRMLRQDFLQQNGFDPVDASASMPKNYGLMKMMLKFYDEAEAALRGGATIDEIIQNPVIEKLSRARYVPEADFMAYGESVMDELDTTFKTTAKGVSA
- a CDS encoding V0D/AC39 family V-type ATPase subunit; translated protein: MPDDYAYINTRVRVMRTKLLDGRALDSALAAGSYQEFLRVLAETDLAPDMRETTAEGAGLPELDRALSHNLFATMQKVLGFADGEARREVQALLLRWDLVNLKTIARGIVSGRGAEAITQGLIPGGTIKPAALQTAAQSTDLASAAAALAVSGHPLTGAMRDAVAAYNASGRLLDLEVALDQGYYRYALSVARNTSLRRYLSREIDVTNVLLARSSRGQPLDPNLFVAGGRLDAAGYGRLAGGDAGGVPEVAAILDAPTLEDAEVAARTALDQAARNVAAGDPEGVGIILDFLRRKEIEIAKLRLIGRGKYYDLPTEQIRREVQA
- a CDS encoding V-type ATP synthase subunit E, with protein sequence MALDKLLEHEAQAEIERIRAEARDRAQMILADARERAQALVESRTRLLETQRQAGLVRARSAADLELSAARLNAGEQGMTQVYGLVEQYLGDVTRAPEYRDILARLIQQAREAIPDAEAVEVNPADVMLARELVTDLPVRENPAVQGGVRVVARGGKSGITNTLAGRLDRLRGELAPQVSRLLAE
- a CDS encoding V-type ATP synthase subunit K, with the protein product MTKYNKIVLASLVLALATAGYAQTTETVGGPDDMYRGLRAIGAGLALGLGALGTGVAQARIGSSLVGAVAEDPSKAGSLLLYFLIPETLVIFGFLALFILN
- a CDS encoding V-type ATP synthase subunit B — protein: MTLLKKEYNDVSYISGPLLFVNAASDLAYGAIVDIRDGSGKVRGGQVISVSDENAVIQVFEETRGLDLATASVSLVEDVARLGVSKEMIGRRFDGLGRPIDGLPPVVAEQRLSINGQPMNPAARAKPEEFIQTGISTIDVQTSLIRGQKLPVFSGSGLPHNELAAQIARQAKVPGHEGDFAVVFAAMGLTQREVSFFTQEFERTGALARSVLFLNRADDPAVERLLTPRMALTTAEYLAFEHGYHVLVILTDLTNYCEALREIGGAREEIPGRRGFPGYMYTDLASLYERAGVVQGKPGSVTQIPILSMPDDDITHPIPDLTGYITEGQIVVDRGLNAKGVFPPINPLPSLSRLQGNGIGKGKTRADHKNVSDQLFAAYANGLDLRKLVAITGEDALTETDKLYLRFADDFENYFIGQGNQDRSIDDSLTVAWGILSKLPQSQLTRLSKDSIDKYYGAKIDEMWRGNRI
- a CDS encoding V-type ATP synthase subunit F — its product is MTQANRAQTGNTQRVVVLSDAETATGYRLAGAEVIEAAPESAVAELERAIQSDQYGLIAVDTGLIPDPMTATQRVMRGRDLPILLPIPSLRDAFATDTVDAKAYMGKLVRDTIGFDIKL